One part of the Anopheles merus strain MAF chromosome 3L, AmerM5.1, whole genome shotgun sequence genome encodes these proteins:
- the LOC121600586 gene encoding general odorant-binding protein 45-like — MVTQLSQPLPLREQHTMATVNLHYLGLVCLLAVTATAASQCYRDAGQLKRVVQAQEECVRYLRIPCARLAVYNKFIYPNDAETQCMVRCMGLNLGWWNDTHGVQEAAMRSFFHPDPNDCDYERRTYRCLHSQRLDRPAPHDEACERAYESFRCYYEHYGNLVVTPQFVRLNALQQLDVLLQCADMLQYPMPDRSFSCARTHVAGAEGDFDCVLRCYMLRTGLYSENYGPNLDRIYVQCNNYANETLFRETTDACYRRLRSDCQDECTLIARYVRECFPAGGIIFLESLW, encoded by the coding sequence ATGGTGACACAATTAAGTCAACCTTTACCACTACGAGAGCAACACACGATGGCAACGGTCAATCTCCACTACCTCGGGTTAGTATGCTTGCTAGCTGTCACTGCAACTGCGGCATCGCAATGCTACCGTGACGCCGGCCAGCTGAAGCGCGTGGTTCAAGCACAGGAGGAGTGCGTCCGATATCTGCGCATCCCTTGCGCCCGCCTAGCCGTCTACAACAAGTTCATCTACCCGAACGATGCCGAAACGCAGTGCATGGTGCGCTGCATGGGCCTCAATCTGGGCTGGTGGAACGATACGCACGGCGTGCAGGAGGCAGCGATGCGCAGCTTCTTCCATCCGGACCCGAACGACTGTGACTACGAGCGGCGCACTTACCGCTGCCTGCACTCCCAGCGCCTCGACCGGCCAGCACCGCACGACGAGGCGTGCGAACGTGCGTATGAGTCCTTCCGGTGTTACTACGAGCATTATGGCAATCTCGTCGTAACGCCTCAGTTTGTTCGACTCAACGCGCTTCAACAGCTCGATGTGCTGCTGCAGTGTGCCGATATGCTGCAGTATCCCATGCCGGACCGTTCGTTCTCGTGCGCCAGAACGCATGTAGCAGGTGCGGAAGGTGATTTCGACTGTGTGTTGCGTTGCTATATGCTGAGAACGGGATTGTACAGCGAGAACTATGGGCCTAATCTGGACCGAATCTACGTACAGTGCAATAACTACGCGAACGAGACACTGTTCCGCGAAACTACCGATGCCTGTTACCGAAGGCTGCGGTCCGACTGTCAGGACGAATGTACGCTGATCGCTCGCTATGTACGCGAATGTTTCCCGGCTGGAGGTATTATATTTCTCGAATCTTTATGGTAA